A section of the Methanosarcina mazei S-6 genome encodes:
- a CDS encoding Lrp/AsnC family transcriptional regulator, with amino-acid sequence MDEMIQHILEILENDARTSPEEIATLTGMSAQEVSQTIAKLEETGVIRHYKTIVDWDLVGENYVYAVIELKVTLERNQGYQAIAERIYKFPEVRSVRLLSGDYDISLTVRGKSMKDVAFFVAEKIATLDQVQSTSTHFVLKTYKEDGVILHEPESIQRLPVSF; translated from the coding sequence ATGGATGAAATGATTCAACATATACTGGAAATTCTTGAAAACGATGCTCGAACAAGTCCTGAAGAAATCGCGACTCTGACAGGAATGTCTGCACAGGAAGTTTCCCAGACGATCGCAAAGCTTGAAGAAACAGGAGTTATCCGGCACTACAAGACAATAGTTGACTGGGACCTGGTTGGGGAAAATTATGTTTACGCCGTAATTGAGTTGAAGGTCACTCTCGAGCGTAACCAGGGCTATCAGGCAATTGCAGAAAGGATTTATAAATTCCCGGAAGTAAGGTCTGTCAGGCTTCTGTCCGGGGACTACGACATCTCCCTAACTGTCAGGGGGAAGTCAATGAAGGATGTGGCCTTTTTTGTGGCAGAAAAAATCGCCACTCTTGACCAGGTCCAGAGTACGTCCACGCATTTCGTGCTGAAGACCTATAAAGAAGACGGGGTAATCCTTCATGAACCGGAGTCCATTCAGAGGCTCCCGGTTTCGTTTTAA
- a CDS encoding 30S ribosomal protein S8e → MRWQGSSRRKATGGKIIAARGKRKFEMGRESAETRISDVKRKNVHTMGGNRKVRLLQSNVANITNPKDGKTVTATIETVIDNTANKHYVRRNILTKGSVIRTPVGTARVTSRPGQDGVINAVLIE, encoded by the coding sequence ATGAGATGGCAAGGCAGCTCCAGAAGAAAGGCTACCGGCGGGAAGATTATTGCTGCCCGCGGAAAGCGCAAGTTTGAAATGGGCCGCGAATCTGCGGAGACCCGTATCAGTGATGTAAAGAGAAAGAACGTTCACACCATGGGCGGTAACAGGAAAGTAAGACTCCTCCAGTCCAATGTTGCAAACATTACCAACCCAAAAGACGGAAAAACAGTTACTGCAACAATCGAGACAGTAATTGACAATACCGCTAACAAGCACTATGTCAGGCGTAATATTCTGACAAAAGGTTCCGTTATAAGGACTCCCGTGGGAACTGCCAGAGTTACAAGCAGACCCGGGCAGGATGGAGTTATAAACGCTGTATTAATCGAATAA